Proteins encoded in a region of the Synergistota bacterium genome:
- a CDS encoding iron-containing alcohol dehydrogenase — MFEIKPFVFKTAGKVVFGTRSLKKLPEELKSFPPGKVLIVTDENLARSEIVEDLIKEVERSGREYLIYDGVTPEPRVEQADKAGELAKECVLVIGIGGGSSIDVAKGASVVASSGGKARDYIGVNKVLRKGLPIVAIPTTAGTGSEVTPTAVFIFDERKKGGINSPYIIPDLAILDPELTISLPPSLTASTGMDALTHALESYVAKSSNMMSELFSLEALRFISQNIRLAYSAPDNLEAREGMLFGSFLAGIALSHAGVGACHSMSYPLSAFYGIGHGLANAVLIPHVSLYNAIASPKKYATVASILGENVEDMSPRDAAFAVYDALLKLLYDLNIPVNLASLGVPEEDLPRLAASALEVDRPLANNPRRIGYEEIYNIYRDVYNFGREEGF; from the coding sequence GTGTTTGAGATTAAACCCTTTGTCTTTAAGACGGCTGGTAAGGTGGTCTTTGGGACAAGGTCTTTAAAGAAGCTTCCCGAGGAGCTTAAGAGTTTTCCTCCTGGCAAGGTGTTAATAGTAACCGATGAGAATTTAGCTAGAAGTGAGATAGTTGAGGACCTGATTAAGGAGGTTGAAAGATCAGGCAGAGAATATCTTATCTATGATGGGGTTACTCCTGAGCCTCGCGTGGAGCAGGCGGATAAGGCTGGCGAGTTAGCTAAAGAGTGCGTCCTAGTTATAGGTATAGGTGGAGGAAGCTCCATAGATGTGGCTAAAGGGGCAAGCGTGGTAGCCTCAAGCGGTGGTAAAGCTCGAGACTACATCGGTGTAAATAAAGTTCTTAGAAAGGGTCTTCCCATAGTAGCGATACCTACAACGGCTGGGACGGGTAGCGAGGTTACACCAACCGCAGTTTTTATATTCGACGAAAGGAAGAAAGGCGGTATAAACAGCCCGTACATAATTCCTGATCTTGCTATACTTGACCCTGAGCTTACCATATCTTTGCCGCCCTCTCTTACTGCTTCAACGGGTATGGATGCCTTAACTCACGCTCTCGAATCTTATGTTGCTAAGTCCTCTAACATGATGAGTGAGTTATTCTCTCTCGAGGCTTTAAGGTTCATCTCTCAGAATATAAGGCTCGCTTACTCCGCCCCGGATAACCTTGAAGCTCGGGAGGGAATGCTCTTTGGAAGCTTCCTTGCAGGTATTGCTCTATCTCATGCAGGTGTTGGAGCTTGTCACTCTATGTCTTATCCTTTAAGTGCCTTTTATGGTATAGGGCATGGTCTTGCGAACGCCGTTTTGATTCCTCATGTATCTTTGTATAACGCTATAGCTTCGCCTAAGAAATACGCTACCGTTGCTTCCATACTAGGTGAGAACGTGGAGGACATGTCACCAAGAGATGCTGCCTTTGCAGTTTACGATGCTTTACTTAAGCTTCTTTATGACTTAAACATTCCAGTTAATCTTGCCTCTTTAGGTGTTCCTGAAGAAGACCTTCCAAGGTTGGCTGCTTCTGCTCTTGAGGTGGATCGACCCTTGGCCAATAACCCTCGTAGAATAGGTTACGAGGAGATATACAATATCTATCGTGATGTTTACAACTTCGGAAGGGAGGAGGGATTTTAA
- a CDS encoding 3-deoxy-D-manno-octulosonic acid transferase, which produces MLFYSLLGSALFLPLYPYLRKRYSQGFEERMGNVSLPPPKGKRIWVHAVSVGEVKSALPLLKRLKEVCLSVTTPTGYSVAKDSGVKEIFFYPWDFPWSVKRAIDRIKPSLYIVMETELWPLMITTLKKRGVKLILANGRISDRSYGSYKLISSLLGKVLSSFDFIGAITQKDKDRFIELGASPNRVEVMGNLKYDTVLEEMKDSFPEEMKRVISLADEPLWVCGSTHEGEEEVVIRVYKRLLEEFPNLRLALVPRHIRRVPEVARLLSEYGLSFSLRSVNPSSKVVLWDVMGELFKLYSAATVTFCGGSLVPLGGHNLIEPACWGKPVLYGPYVNDFLEESQFLQEIGAGFPVKDEDDLYKKVKALLLDRDKLKEISSSLNGALSSFKGIANKYLSVVNELIGGV; this is translated from the coding sequence ATGCTTTTCTATTCTCTTTTAGGAAGCGCTCTGTTTTTGCCTCTTTATCCTTACTTAAGAAAGCGTTACTCTCAAGGGTTTGAGGAGAGGATGGGGAATGTCTCCTTACCGCCCCCGAAAGGGAAGAGGATATGGGTACATGCTGTTTCCGTCGGGGAGGTTAAATCTGCTCTGCCTTTGCTTAAGAGACTTAAGGAGGTTTGCCTATCTGTAACTACCCCAACCGGATACTCTGTGGCTAAAGATAGCGGAGTTAAGGAGATATTTTTTTACCCCTGGGATTTCCCCTGGTCTGTCAAAAGAGCCATAGATAGGATAAAGCCTTCCCTTTATATAGTTATGGAGACGGAGCTTTGGCCCTTAATGATAACCACCTTAAAGAAAAGGGGAGTTAAGCTTATCCTTGCCAATGGAAGGATATCTGATAGATCTTACGGTAGCTACAAGCTTATTTCTTCCTTATTAGGGAAGGTTCTTTCCTCCTTTGACTTTATAGGTGCTATAACTCAGAAGGATAAGGATCGGTTTATTGAGCTTGGCGCTAGCCCTAATCGTGTTGAAGTTATGGGAAATTTGAAGTATGATACCGTTTTAGAAGAGATGAAAGATTCCTTTCCAGAGGAAATGAAAAGGGTGATATCCCTTGCTGATGAGCCCTTATGGGTTTGTGGAAGCACCCATGAGGGCGAAGAGGAGGTAGTTATAAGGGTTTACAAGAGGCTTTTGGAGGAATTTCCTAACCTTAGGTTAGCCTTAGTACCAAGACACATAAGAAGGGTTCCTGAGGTAGCAAGGCTTCTTTCAGAATATGGTTTAAGCTTTTCCTTAAGGAGCGTTAACCCTAGCTCGAAGGTTGTCTTATGGGATGTTATGGGTGAGCTTTTTAAGCTTTACTCTGCTGCTACAGTTACCTTCTGCGGTGGAAGTTTGGTCCCCTTAGGAGGACATAATCTTATTGAGCCCGCTTGTTGGGGGAAGCCTGTTCTTTATGGTCCTTATGTTAACGATTTTCTTGAGGAAAGCCAATTTCTTCAGGAGATCGGTGCGGGCTTTCCCGTTAAGGATGAGGATGATCTTTATAAGAAGGTTAAGGCTCTACTTCTTGATAGAGATAAGCTTAAAGAGATATCTTCCTCCTTAAATGGAGCTTTAAGCTCCTTTAAAGGGATCGCGAATAAATATTTGAGTGTTGTAAATGAGCTTATAGGAGGTGTTTGA
- a CDS encoding KpsF/GutQ family sugar-phosphate isomerase, with product MTMDELKFLEEAKRVLELEAQEILNLRARLGEEIVKAAKLIYSSSGRVVVMGMGKSGLIGRKIAATLSSLGTPSFFLHPAEALHGDLGMVKREDISLILSNSGETREVLLAIPYFKRIGTKIIAFTGKMTSTLAREADVVLDTSVTQEACPLGLAPTSSTTVMLALGDALAVLLARMRGLSKEDFAMFHPDGSLGRRLLLRIEDVMHTGREIPLAKEHTLLKDALFEMTSKGFGTILVEREGKLAGILTDGDLRRLLERFGYSLLDKKVGEVMIGNPKRILVGKLAAEALALMEKHEISVLPVVDGDNNIVGIVHIHDLLKAGIA from the coding sequence TTGACTATGGATGAATTAAAGTTCCTTGAAGAGGCTAAAAGGGTTTTGGAACTTGAGGCTCAAGAAATATTAAACTTAAGAGCAAGGCTTGGGGAGGAGATAGTTAAGGCGGCAAAGTTGATATATTCCTCCTCTGGCAGGGTTGTGGTTATGGGTATGGGGAAGTCAGGGCTTATAGGAAGAAAGATCGCTGCTACGCTATCTTCTTTAGGTACTCCTTCCTTTTTTCTTCATCCTGCTGAAGCGCTTCATGGAGACTTAGGTATGGTTAAAAGAGAGGATATATCTTTGATACTTTCTAATAGCGGTGAAACTAGGGAAGTTCTGCTTGCCATTCCCTATTTTAAGAGAATTGGGACTAAGATAATAGCTTTCACCGGTAAGATGACATCCACCTTAGCTAGGGAGGCAGATGTGGTTTTAGATACCTCCGTTACTCAGGAGGCCTGTCCCTTGGGGCTTGCTCCTACCTCTAGCACAACGGTTATGCTCGCTTTAGGAGATGCTTTAGCGGTACTTCTAGCGAGGATGAGAGGATTAAGTAAAGAGGACTTTGCTATGTTTCATCCCGATGGGAGCTTAGGTCGCAGGCTCCTTCTTAGGATTGAGGATGTAATGCATACTGGCAGGGAGATTCCTCTAGCTAAAGAGCATACCTTGTTAAAGGATGCTTTGTTTGAGATGACCTCCAAAGGCTTTGGAACTATACTTGTGGAAAGGGAAGGGAAGCTGGCTGGCATACTCACGGATGGAGACTTAAGAAGGCTTCTTGAGAGGTTCGGGTATTCTCTTCTTGATAAGAAGGTTGGCGAGGTTATGATAGGGAATCCAAAGAGAATACTGGTGGGTAAGCTTGCCGCTGAGGCTTTAGCCCTTATGGAGAAACACGAGATATCCGTTCTTCCCGTAGTTGATGGGGATAATAATATCGTGGGAATAGTTCATATTCATGATCTTTTAAAGGCGGGGATAGCTTAA
- the pdxT gene encoding pyridoxal 5'-phosphate synthase glutaminase subunit PdxT — translation MRLGVLALQGDVTEHIDITLRALRELKIDGEVFPFRKREDLHGLKGLIIPGGESTTIFKLLLRDGLFDRLRELILGGLPVMGTCAGVIMLAKEIEGGIDGQKTFSVLDAKVGRNAYGRQVDSFEAPLKLSFDERPFKGVFIRAPKILSFSDRVKPIAFLEEEVVGIEQGNLIGLTFHPELADDTRLHRYFLEKVLSF, via the coding sequence ATGAGGTTAGGGGTTCTTGCGCTTCAGGGAGATGTGACTGAGCATATAGATATTACCTTGAGAGCCTTAAGGGAACTTAAAATAGATGGAGAGGTCTTCCCTTTTAGGAAAAGGGAAGACCTTCATGGATTAAAAGGGCTTATAATCCCTGGAGGTGAAAGTACAACCATTTTCAAGCTTCTTTTAAGGGATGGTTTGTTTGATAGATTGAGAGAGCTTATCCTTGGGGGCCTTCCCGTTATGGGTACGTGTGCAGGGGTAATAATGCTTGCAAAAGAGATAGAGGGAGGAATAGATGGACAGAAGACCTTTTCCGTCCTGGACGCAAAGGTTGGTAGGAACGCTTATGGTCGTCAAGTAGATAGCTTTGAAGCTCCTCTTAAGCTTTCTTTTGATGAGAGACCCTTTAAGGGAGTCTTCATCAGGGCTCCTAAGATATTAAGCTTTTCTGATAGGGTTAAACCTATAGCTTTCTTAGAGGAAGAGGTTGTTGGGATAGAGCAAGGAAACTTAATAGGCTTGACCTTTCATCCTGAGTTAGCTGATGATACTAGGCTTCACAGATATTTTTTAGAGAAAGTTTTATCTTTTTGA
- the pdxS gene encoding pyridoxal 5'-phosphate synthase lyase subunit PdxS has translation MEEKGTERLKRGFAKMVKGGVIMDVTDAEQARIAEEAGAVSVMALERVPADIRAAGGVARMADPKKIREIMDAVTIPVMAKARIGHFAEAQALEALGIDMIDESEVLTPADPYFHIDKRSFKVPFVCGARNLGEATRRIWEGAAMIRTKGEAGTGNIIEAVKHVRLMNENIRLIRRMTDEQLWGVAKAFAEPYLRLALEIREISGLERKVLDNEPIYGEYTYEEIVEGLYGILLEIKELGRLPVVNFAAGGIATPADAALMMQMGVDGVFVGSGIFKSSDPEKMARAIVDAVNHYDDPEILAEVSKGLGEPMRGLEIERLAVRMEERGL, from the coding sequence ATAGAAGAGAAGGGAACCGAAAGGCTTAAAAGAGGATTCGCTAAGATGGTAAAGGGTGGAGTGATAATGGATGTCACTGATGCGGAACAGGCGCGCATTGCTGAGGAGGCCGGAGCGGTTTCTGTTATGGCTCTTGAGAGAGTTCCTGCGGATATAAGAGCTGCTGGCGGTGTGGCGAGGATGGCTGATCCGAAGAAGATCAGAGAGATAATGGATGCGGTTACCATTCCCGTTATGGCTAAGGCAAGAATCGGACATTTTGCTGAAGCTCAAGCTCTTGAAGCTCTTGGAATTGATATGATAGATGAAAGCGAGGTTTTGACTCCGGCTGACCCGTACTTCCATATAGATAAAAGGAGCTTTAAGGTTCCTTTTGTTTGTGGAGCGAGAAACTTAGGAGAGGCCACAAGAAGAATATGGGAAGGGGCTGCGATGATAAGAACCAAGGGTGAGGCCGGAACAGGTAATATAATTGAGGCTGTTAAGCACGTTCGTTTGATGAACGAGAACATAAGGCTTATAAGAAGGATGACTGATGAACAGCTTTGGGGAGTGGCTAAAGCGTTTGCTGAACCATACCTTAGGCTTGCCCTTGAGATTAGGGAAATTAGCGGTTTGGAGAGGAAGGTCCTTGATAATGAGCCGATCTATGGTGAGTACACCTATGAGGAGATAGTGGAGGGCCTTTACGGCATACTTCTTGAGATAAAGGAGCTCGGAAGGCTTCCTGTGGTTAACTTCGCTGCGGGAGGAATTGCTACTCCTGCTGATGCCGCTTTGATGATGCAGATGGGAGTTGATGGAGTATTCGTCGGAAGCGGTATATTCAAGAGCTCAGATCCTGAGAAGATGGCAAGGGCTATAGTTGATGCGGTAAATCATTACGATGATCCTGAGATTTTAGCAGAGGTGAGTAAGGGATTAGGTGAGCCGATGAGAGGACTTGAGATAGAGAGATTAGCGGTGAGAATGGAGGAAAGAGGTCTATGA